The Dama dama isolate Ldn47 chromosome 3, ASM3311817v1, whole genome shotgun sequence genome has a segment encoding these proteins:
- the LOC133043197 gene encoding olfactory receptor 8S1-like, which translates to MKNLSIIDEFVMLGLSTDPDIQTMLFVLFLGIYLLTLMGNLMMILVIRADPHLHTPMYFFLGHLSFLDICYSSVTVPKMLQNFLSQRKTISVWGCITQSFFFIFSGGTEGCLLSAMAYDRYAAICHPLLYTVIMNGPLCTAMVSAAWLMGFLNSLVNNLCAQSLQFCGPNIISHFSCELPSLFPISCSDTMPNTILLAGSTAFLGLMTLPPILFSYSKIILAILSISCSKGQGKAFSTCSSHLTVVLLFYGTALFRYISPSSGSVLERVVSVQYGVITSLINPLIYSFKNQEVKAALQRILRQPICVSG; encoded by the coding sequence ATGAAAAATCTTAGCATTATTGATGAATTTGTGATGCTGGGGTTGTCTACTGACCCAGATATCCAGACCATGCTCTTTGTTCTCTTCTTGGGAATTTACCTCCTGACCCTGATGGGGAACCTGATGATGATCCTGGTGATCAGAGCTGATCCTCACCTGCACacgcccatgtacttcttccttggTCATTTGTCTTTCCTAGACATATGCTACTCTTCAGTCACTGTGCCCAAGATGCTGCAGAATTTCCTGTCTCAGAGGAAAACCATTTCAGTGTGGGGATGTATTACCcagagtttctttttcattttctctggagGCACTGAGGGCTGCCTGCTCTCTGctatggcctatgaccgctatgctGCCATCTGTCACCCTCTGCTCTACACTGTGATCATGAACGGACCTCTGTGCACCGCAATGGTCAGTGCAGCATGGCTGATGGGGTTTCTGAACTCACTAGTGAATAATCTTTGTGCCCAGAGCTTACAGTTCTGTGGTCCCAATATCATCTCCCACTTCAGTTGTGAACTGCCTTCActcttccccatctcctgcagTGATACCATGCCTAACACCATCCTGCTAGCTGGGTCCACTGCATTTCTAGGACTTATGACACTTCCCCCAATCCTCTTCTCTTACTCAAAAATTATTCTTGCCATTTTAAGTATCTCCTGCTCTAAAGGCCAAGgcaaagccttctccacctgctcctcccacctcaccGTGGTGCTCTTATTCTATGGGACGGCTCTATTCAGGTACATCAGCCCCTCTTCAGGATCAGTCCTGGAGCGAGTTGTCTCTGTACAATATGGTGTGATCACATCCTTGATAAACCCACTCATTTACAGCTTCAAGAACCAGGAGGTGAAGGCAGCTCTGCAGAGGATACTGAGGCAGCCAATATGTGTCTCAGGGTAA